In Zobellia roscoffensis, the following are encoded in one genomic region:
- the porN gene encoding type IX secretion system ring subunit PorN/GldN, translated as MNWKNALVIGAVTLLPVSMMAQANILNAKKPEEIGIKTEAQKALDNDAPLEYGYVDDRDILWSKTVWEVIDLDERVNFPLYYPTDTIDIGNDRRSLYDVILKNIKNGKLKDVYADSYFTDKRKFSDLQSTLQKVDTTDYGYEQINAGEELSPEYVMKRNLTAADIEEYRIKGMWYFDKRQGELKYRLLGIAPVAPDVNFIDDDSMDPGDAKVELFWVWYPDARNILHEAKVFNQRNSAQPISFDMLLNARRFNGVIYREDNVHGDRKVNDYITDNALFQLLEAGRIQEVIRDREQDMWAY; from the coding sequence ATGAATTGGAAAAATGCTTTAGTAATTGGTGCAGTAACATTGTTGCCAGTTTCCATGATGGCCCAGGCGAACATATTGAACGCCAAAAAGCCAGAGGAAATAGGCATTAAGACCGAAGCTCAAAAAGCTTTGGACAATGATGCTCCCCTTGAGTATGGTTATGTAGATGATCGTGACATTCTTTGGTCTAAGACCGTTTGGGAAGTTATAGATCTTGATGAAAGGGTAAATTTCCCTTTATATTATCCTACAGATACCATTGATATTGGTAACGACAGAAGATCGTTGTATGATGTTATTTTGAAAAATATTAAGAACGGTAAGCTAAAAGATGTTTACGCAGATTCTTATTTTACGGATAAACGTAAGTTTAGCGACCTTCAAAGTACATTGCAAAAAGTAGATACTACAGATTATGGTTACGAACAAATCAACGCAGGTGAAGAACTTTCTCCTGAATACGTGATGAAAAGAAACCTAACTGCGGCAGATATTGAAGAGTACCGTATAAAAGGTATGTGGTATTTTGACAAGCGCCAAGGTGAATTAAAGTATCGTTTATTAGGTATTGCCCCAGTGGCACCAGATGTTAACTTTATAGATGATGACTCTATGGATCCAGGCGATGCAAAGGTTGAGCTTTTCTGGGTATGGTATCCAGATGCGCGTAATATATTGCACGAGGCCAAAGTCTTTAACCAGAGAAACTCTGCACAACCTATATCTTTTGATATGTTGTTGAATGCAAGAAGATTCAACGGTGTAATTTATAGAGAAGACAATGTTCATGGTGATCGTAAAGTAAACGATTATATTACCGATAATGCTTTGTTTCAGTTGTTAGAAGCTGGTAGAATTCAAGAGGTCATTAGAGACCGAGAACAAGACATGTGGGCTTACTAG
- a CDS encoding NAD(P)/FAD-dependent oxidoreductase: MVDYLIVGLGLAGISFCEQLEKNNKSFKVISDTSQTSSIVAGGLYNPVILKRFTLAWQAEEQMKEAKSFYVSLENKLGVKLDYTLPVYRRFHSIEEQNLWFEASDKKGLDKFLNTKIKPSTNPGIDAPFGYGEVVGTGRIDTQTLVSSYRDYLRTKGLLSEETFDFSNFNQTEGGVKYGSFSAKKIVFAEGFGLKNNPFFNYLPLQGSKGEYLFIKAPELKEGRAIKSSVFIIPQGNDIYRVGANYERNDKTNLPTESAKEELLAKLRSVLKTEFEVVDQVAGVRPTVVDRKPLVGCHPEIKSLYVLNGFGSRGVLIGPSVSKQLYALVEGNESLDPEIDIARFTQKYYR, encoded by the coding sequence ATGGTAGATTATTTAATTGTGGGGCTCGGTCTTGCAGGTATTTCATTTTGTGAGCAATTAGAGAAGAATAACAAATCCTTTAAGGTAATTAGTGATACTTCTCAGACTTCTTCAATCGTAGCGGGAGGATTATATAATCCTGTTATTCTAAAGCGTTTTACCCTGGCTTGGCAGGCAGAGGAACAGATGAAGGAAGCCAAATCTTTCTATGTAAGCTTAGAGAATAAATTAGGTGTGAAATTAGACTATACGCTTCCGGTCTATAGACGCTTTCATTCCATTGAAGAGCAGAATTTGTGGTTTGAAGCTTCAGATAAAAAAGGATTGGATAAGTTCTTAAACACAAAGATTAAGCCAAGTACCAACCCAGGTATAGATGCTCCTTTTGGTTACGGAGAGGTTGTGGGTACAGGAAGAATAGATACACAAACATTAGTTTCATCTTATAGAGATTACCTTCGCACTAAAGGTTTATTATCTGAAGAAACTTTCGATTTTAGTAATTTTAATCAAACGGAAGGCGGAGTCAAGTATGGGTCGTTCTCAGCAAAGAAAATTGTTTTCGCCGAAGGTTTTGGATTAAAAAACAATCCCTTTTTCAATTATCTGCCGCTACAAGGTTCTAAGGGGGAATATCTATTTATAAAAGCTCCTGAGTTAAAAGAAGGGAGAGCTATAAAATCATCGGTATTTATTATTCCGCAAGGCAATGATATCTATAGGGTAGGTGCTAATTATGAACGTAATGATAAAACGAACTTGCCAACGGAAAGTGCCAAAGAGGAACTTTTGGCCAAATTAAGAAGCGTGCTTAAAACTGAGTTTGAAGTTGTAGACCAAGTAGCTGGAGTTCGTCCTACAGTTGTGGATAGGAAGCCCTTGGTAGGCTGTCACCCAGAAATCAAAAGCTTATATGTGCTAAATGGTTTTGGTTCACGAGGGGTGCTTATAGGTCCATCAGTATCAAAACAATTGTACGCTTTAGTTGAAGGTAATGAATCACTGGACCCGGAAATAGATATAGCCCGGTTTACCCAGAAATATTATCGCTAA
- the porK gene encoding T9SS ring complex lipoprotein PorK/GldK produces the protein MKKLLLSSIAFVFLLSSCGSKTKGELVGAQGKKWYPEKPYGMELIPRGSYIMGKSEEDQAKVLNAPTKTVTVRSFYMDDTEITNSEYRQFVEWVQDSITRTRLAVLADELGLGPEDEGIGEYAFKDADTTKLSAYDKYMLDNYAGMGETGFEGRALNKDQDLVWDISDYPDEYYTEVMDSLYIPEEESYNGQRTVDVTKLKYKYSWMDIEAAARSRTGSRKDFIRQEELEIYPDTTVWIRDFEYSYNEPMHNDYFWHDAYSEYPVVGVSWAQARAFCNWRTKFKNDDQKSKGKQFVNQFRLPTEAEWEYAARGGIEGGTYPWGGPYVISDTGCFMANFKPQRGDYAADAALYTVEAKSYEPNDFNLYNMAGNVSEWTNSSYDPNSYEFVSTMNPNGGDGANARKVIRGGSWKDVAYFLQVSTRDYEYADSARSYIGFRTVQDYMGEEDSTQ, from the coding sequence ATGAAAAAGCTATTGTTATCATCTATAGCGTTTGTTTTTTTGCTCAGCAGTTGCGGATCAAAGACAAAGGGAGAGCTAGTCGGGGCCCAAGGAAAGAAGTGGTATCCTGAGAAACCTTATGGGATGGAGCTCATTCCAAGAGGTTCTTATATCATGGGTAAATCCGAAGAGGACCAGGCTAAAGTTCTGAACGCACCAACAAAGACCGTAACGGTCAGATCGTTCTATATGGATGATACTGAGATTACAAACAGTGAGTATCGCCAGTTCGTAGAATGGGTACAGGATTCCATAACAAGAACACGCTTAGCCGTATTGGCGGACGAACTTGGTTTAGGACCAGAAGATGAAGGTATTGGAGAGTACGCATTTAAAGATGCAGATACGACAAAACTTTCAGCTTACGATAAGTACATGTTGGATAATTATGCCGGCATGGGCGAAACTGGTTTTGAAGGTCGTGCGTTGAACAAAGACCAAGATCTTGTTTGGGATATTTCAGATTACCCAGATGAGTATTATACTGAGGTTATGGATTCTTTGTACATTCCTGAAGAAGAGTCGTACAATGGGCAACGTACTGTTGATGTTACAAAATTGAAGTACAAGTATAGTTGGATGGATATTGAAGCTGCGGCCCGTTCTAGAACTGGAAGTAGAAAAGATTTTATCCGTCAGGAAGAATTAGAAATTTATCCTGATACAACGGTTTGGATTCGTGATTTTGAATATTCGTACAACGAGCCAATGCACAATGATTATTTCTGGCATGATGCGTATAGCGAATATCCTGTAGTAGGTGTTTCTTGGGCACAAGCAAGAGCATTCTGTAACTGGAGAACAAAATTCAAAAACGACGATCAGAAAAGTAAAGGCAAGCAATTTGTAAACCAGTTCAGGTTACCTACTGAAGCTGAATGGGAATATGCTGCCAGAGGAGGCATTGAAGGAGGAACGTACCCATGGGGTGGCCCTTACGTAATAAGTGACACAGGTTGCTTTATGGCAAACTTTAAACCACAAAGAGGAGATTATGCAGCTGATGCAGCTTTATACACTGTAGAAGCAAAATCATACGAGCCTAACGATTTTAACCTGTATAACATGGCTGGTAATGTGTCTGAATGGACCAACTCTAGTTATGACCCTAACTCGTACGAATTCGTTTCTACTATGAACCCTAACGGTGGCGATGGGGCAAATGCTAGAAAAGTTATCCGAGGTGGTTCTTGGAAAGATGTTGCTTACTTTCTACAGGTAAGTACAAGAGATTACGAATATGCAGATTCTGCTCGTAGTTACATCGGCTTTAGAACTGTACAAGATTACATGGGTGAAGAAGATTCAACACAATAA
- the porL gene encoding type IX secretion system motor protein PorL/GldL gives MAQSKSTKKLFNMAYGLGASVVILGALFKILHWELGPLNGGILLAIGLITEALIFAISAFEPVDDEYDWSLVYPELAGGASAGIARSNEAQEIKEAEASLSGKLDELLKEAGVDANLMESLGSSIRNFEGAAKGIAPTVDAMESTRKYSDEMVQAASQMESLNSLYKVQLESASKQASVNEEVVQNASALKDQMESLATNLSSLNGVYGGMLTAMTRN, from the coding sequence ATGGCACAGTCAAAATCAACAAAGAAATTATTTAACATGGCCTACGGCCTTGGTGCATCGGTAGTAATTCTTGGTGCATTGTTCAAGATTCTTCACTGGGAGTTAGGACCCCTTAATGGTGGTATTCTACTAGCAATAGGTCTTATTACAGAAGCGCTTATTTTTGCAATTAGTGCATTTGAACCAGTAGATGACGAGTACGATTGGTCTTTAGTATACCCAGAATTAGCTGGTGGTGCTTCAGCAGGAATTGCAAGAAGCAACGAAGCTCAAGAAATCAAAGAAGCAGAAGCCTCATTGTCTGGTAAATTAGACGAGTTATTAAAAGAAGCTGGTGTTGACGCTAACCTAATGGAAAGCCTTGGTTCTAGTATTCGTAACTTCGAAGGTGCAGCTAAAGGTATTGCTCCAACGGTTGACGCTATGGAATCTACAAGAAAGTATTCTGATGAAATGGTTCAAGCTGCTTCTCAAATGGAATCTTTGAACAGTTTATATAAAGTACAGTTAGAAAGTGCTAGCAAACAAGCTTCTGTTAATGAAGAAGTTGTTCAAAATGCATCAGCCCTTAAAGATCAAATGGAGTCTTTAGCAACTAACCTTTCTTCATTAAATGGAGTTTATGGTGGTATGTTGACTGCAATGACAAGAAACTAA
- a CDS encoding formimidoylglutamase: MAFDFLVPVEDKVMAHCELFAAQSLGKHTRIHNKRDGLPDLENVSIAILGVKESRNAFEKKTEKLDVSDIRIQLYKLLLGNWNSQLADMGDIEEGATVEDTYFVVKNTLSTLLKKKIIPVIIGATQDITYPAYRSFDGIVDLVNLVAVDSRFDFGMDDELISSHSYMSKIITDKPNNLFNFSNIGYQSYFNAQEEIDLMERLFFDAYRLGELGSDISLAEPVLRNAHMISMDARAVRASEIGLSDNFSPNGFTGREICAIARYSGISDKVSIFGIYEMENTNQSCQLMAQIIWYFIEGYNFRRNESPFESSENFTKYIVPTDTEELTFHKSHLTNRWWVEVPSILTPHTKSNSSALLPCTKKDYLEACDQNIPERWFKAYKKGFN, from the coding sequence ATGGCATTTGATTTTTTAGTTCCAGTAGAAGATAAGGTAATGGCCCACTGTGAACTATTTGCTGCTCAATCTTTGGGCAAGCACACGAGAATACACAATAAAAGAGATGGTCTTCCTGACTTAGAAAATGTTTCCATAGCCATTTTAGGGGTCAAAGAATCGAGAAACGCATTCGAAAAGAAAACTGAGAAATTAGATGTTTCTGATATTCGGATTCAGCTTTACAAGTTATTGTTAGGCAATTGGAATTCTCAATTGGCCGATATGGGTGATATTGAAGAAGGTGCAACAGTAGAGGATACCTATTTTGTTGTAAAGAATACGCTATCGACGCTTCTTAAGAAAAAAATAATTCCCGTTATAATTGGAGCAACCCAAGATATTACCTACCCAGCTTATCGTTCTTTTGACGGTATTGTTGATTTAGTTAATCTGGTAGCTGTAGACAGTAGGTTCGATTTTGGTATGGATGATGAGCTTATTTCATCGCATTCATATATGAGTAAAATCATAACGGATAAGCCCAATAATCTATTTAATTTCTCCAATATAGGGTATCAGAGCTATTTCAATGCACAGGAAGAAATAGATTTAATGGAGCGTTTGTTCTTTGATGCGTATCGTTTGGGAGAGTTGGGGTCGGATATTTCTTTGGCAGAACCTGTATTGCGTAATGCCCATATGATAAGTATGGATGCGCGTGCCGTAAGAGCCAGTGAAATAGGGTTATCGGATAATTTTTCGCCGAACGGATTTACAGGAAGAGAGATATGTGCCATAGCTAGATATTCTGGAATTAGTGATAAAGTAAGTATTTTTGGTATCTATGAAATGGAAAATACCAATCAATCCTGTCAGCTAATGGCCCAGATAATTTGGTATTTCATCGAAGGTTACAATTTTAGAAGAAACGAATCGCCCTTTGAGAGCAGTGAGAACTTTACAAAGTATATTGTTCCTACAGACACCGAAGAGCTTACCTTTCACAAGAGTCACCTTACAAATAGGTGGTGGGTAGAGGTTCCTTCTATTCTAACGCCGCATACTAAATCAAATTCATCGGCGTTATTACCATGCACTAAAAAGGACTATTTGGAAGCGTGCGACCAAAACATTCCTGAACGGTGGTTCAAGGCCTATAAAAAAGGTTTTAATTGA
- a CDS encoding LVIVD repeat-containing protein — translation MKKSIHLVLLIAIATLAACADDKDDVQGEEYLVATPLTTNLGEFKEEAVAVTEPVPMVESGKIYAYQDYIFVNDLHRGFHVIDNSNPSNPNPISFIKLEGNYDISIKSDRLYADSYGDLVIMDISDINAIKMVQRLEGAIYQQFWCTVGFDVDWPQADFYDYGDFDASKEAIVGWEVKSQRISSEELQRKFGVGDPNVSFDLSNSSAESASPTSGDTGQGGSLARFKIVQDYLYAVEWSGISVFDISDLDNPKTLEDVYVNGAIETVYNQGDILFIGGTQGMYIYDISSPEKPEYISEFVHGTACDPVVVDGDYAFVTLRGENSCGSTESGLYIVDVSDLVNPQLKKFYPLEGPYGIGFKDDNLFVCDGDAGLKVYDKTDVNDLKLVSHFKDIVTYDVIPLQESLLMIGDKVLYQYKYLNNDIRLLSSFSLE, via the coding sequence ATGAAAAAGAGTATACATTTGGTGCTGCTAATTGCTATAGCAACACTGGCGGCTTGTGCAGATGATAAAGACGATGTACAAGGGGAAGAGTATTTAGTTGCTACCCCATTGACGACTAATCTTGGTGAATTTAAAGAAGAGGCTGTAGCGGTTACCGAACCGGTTCCAATGGTTGAATCGGGTAAAATTTATGCGTACCAAGATTATATTTTCGTTAACGATTTGCATCGCGGGTTTCATGTGATCGACAATAGTAACCCATCAAACCCTAACCCTATTTCATTTATAAAACTTGAGGGTAATTATGATATTTCAATAAAGAGCGATCGTCTGTATGCGGATAGTTATGGGGATCTGGTAATAATGGATATTTCAGATATCAATGCTATTAAAATGGTACAGCGCTTAGAAGGGGCCATTTATCAGCAATTTTGGTGTACGGTTGGTTTTGATGTAGATTGGCCACAGGCCGACTTTTATGACTATGGAGATTTTGACGCTTCCAAAGAGGCTATTGTAGGGTGGGAGGTAAAGTCTCAGCGTATTTCGTCAGAAGAGCTTCAAAGAAAATTTGGTGTTGGCGATCCTAATGTAAGTTTTGATTTAAGTAACAGTAGTGCAGAATCTGCATCACCCACGAGTGGTGATACGGGACAGGGTGGTTCTTTGGCCCGTTTTAAGATTGTTCAGGATTATTTGTATGCGGTAGAGTGGTCCGGTATTAGTGTTTTTGATATTTCAGATTTGGATAACCCTAAGACTTTAGAGGATGTGTATGTTAATGGTGCTATAGAGACCGTTTATAATCAAGGTGATATTTTATTTATAGGTGGTACCCAAGGCATGTATATATATGATATATCATCCCCCGAAAAACCGGAATATATTTCAGAGTTTGTTCATGGTACCGCCTGCGACCCGGTGGTCGTAGATGGTGATTATGCTTTTGTTACCCTTCGTGGTGAAAATTCATGTGGTAGTACGGAAAGTGGACTATATATAGTAGATGTCTCTGATTTGGTTAATCCTCAACTAAAAAAGTTTTACCCTCTGGAAGGACCGTACGGAATTGGTTTTAAGGATGATAACCTTTTTGTGTGTGATGGGGATGCAGGCTTAAAGGTGTATGACAAAACAGATGTGAACGATTTAAAGTTGGTAAGTCATTTTAAAGATATTGTTACATATGATGTCATTCCATTGCAAGAATCATTATTAATGATAGGGGATAAAGTGCTTTACCAATATAAATACTTAAACAACGATATCAGGTTGTTAAGTAGTTTTAGTTTAGAGTAA
- the topA gene encoding type I DNA topoisomerase — protein sequence MAKNLVIVESPAKAKTIEKFLGKDFKVESSFGHIADLPSKELGVDVENDFEPKYIVDKDKKALVKKLGDLAKKAETIWLASDEDREGEAISWHLAETLGLEKSKTKRIVFNSITKSAIQKAIENPREINYNLVNAQQARRVLDRLVGYELSPVLWKKIKPGLSAGRVQSVAVRLIVERERDIEGFTAEASFKISAEFKTLEGSVFTAKLNKTFPSKEEAQAFLDENIGADFSVGNLDKKPAKKSPSAPFTTSTLQQEASRKLYFSVGRTMQVAQRLYEAGLITYMRTDSVNLSGEAINAAKDAIIDNYGEKYSTVRNFKGKSKGAQEAHEAIRPTNITNQSPSLERDQSKLYELIWKRTIASQMSDAQLERTNVKIQASTHSEQFTANGEVIKFDGFLKVYMEGLDEEDTAEEQEGMLPAMKVGEALQNKYITATERFSRPPYRFTEASLVKKLEELGIGRPSTYAPTISTIQNRGYVEKGTIEGTERKYVQLLLETGVVKEKQLSEMVGSDKGKLVPTDIGMIVNDFLVSHFATILDYNFTAKVEENFDEIAEGDEDWQKVMKDFYKDFHPNVLDVQENADRASGERILGEDPKSGRQVSVRLGRFGPMVQMGTVDDEEKPKFASLLPDQSLTTITYDEAMELFKLPRKLGVYEGEEVEANVGRFGPYVRFGKKFVSLEKDESAFDVDFDRAVELIKEKQKADAPIYHYEDKEVTKGTGRFGPFIKWDGMFINVNKKYDFDNLSEADLIELIEIKKQKEIDKVIQNWPEEGIRIEKARWGRHNVLKGKIKVELAKTVDVTKMSLEEAQKLIEQKTPKKKAKAKPKAKPKAKPKAKK from the coding sequence ATGGCTAAGAATTTAGTAATAGTAGAGTCACCCGCGAAGGCAAAAACAATCGAAAAGTTTTTAGGAAAAGACTTTAAGGTAGAGTCTAGTTTTGGACACATTGCGGATTTGCCTTCCAAAGAGTTGGGTGTAGATGTAGAGAATGATTTCGAGCCAAAATATATTGTCGATAAGGATAAGAAGGCACTGGTCAAAAAACTGGGAGATCTTGCTAAGAAAGCTGAAACTATCTGGCTAGCAAGTGATGAAGACCGCGAGGGAGAGGCCATTTCTTGGCACTTGGCGGAAACTTTAGGGTTGGAAAAAAGTAAGACCAAGCGTATTGTTTTTAACTCCATTACCAAATCGGCAATTCAAAAAGCGATAGAAAATCCGCGTGAAATAAACTATAACCTTGTTAATGCGCAACAAGCAAGAAGGGTTTTGGATCGTTTGGTAGGGTATGAACTTTCTCCTGTATTATGGAAGAAGATTAAGCCAGGCCTTTCTGCAGGTAGAGTACAATCTGTTGCTGTTCGCCTTATTGTTGAACGCGAAAGAGATATTGAAGGCTTTACTGCAGAAGCATCATTTAAAATATCGGCGGAGTTTAAAACGCTAGAAGGTAGTGTGTTTACAGCAAAACTGAATAAAACATTTCCTTCAAAAGAAGAGGCTCAGGCATTTTTGGATGAAAATATAGGAGCTGATTTTTCGGTTGGAAATCTGGATAAGAAACCTGCTAAAAAATCACCTTCAGCACCGTTTACAACCTCTACCTTACAACAGGAAGCTTCTAGAAAGCTCTATTTTTCAGTGGGTAGAACTATGCAAGTGGCGCAACGTCTTTACGAAGCGGGACTTATAACCTATATGAGAACTGATAGTGTAAATCTGTCTGGCGAGGCCATTAATGCAGCTAAAGATGCTATTATTGATAACTACGGAGAGAAATATAGTACGGTTCGTAACTTTAAAGGAAAGTCAAAAGGAGCTCAAGAAGCTCACGAAGCCATTCGGCCTACTAATATTACCAATCAGTCGCCATCATTAGAACGTGACCAATCTAAATTATACGAGTTAATTTGGAAACGCACCATTGCCTCGCAGATGAGCGATGCTCAATTGGAGCGTACCAATGTAAAAATACAAGCAAGTACCCATTCAGAACAATTTACAGCAAACGGAGAGGTCATTAAGTTTGATGGTTTTCTTAAGGTGTATATGGAAGGGCTTGATGAAGAAGATACAGCTGAAGAACAAGAAGGTATGCTTCCGGCTATGAAAGTCGGAGAAGCTTTGCAGAATAAATATATAACCGCTACCGAACGTTTTTCAAGACCACCATATCGCTTTACAGAAGCTTCTTTGGTTAAGAAACTTGAAGAGTTGGGTATTGGAAGACCGTCAACCTATGCGCCAACTATTTCTACTATTCAGAATAGAGGGTATGTAGAGAAAGGAACCATAGAAGGGACGGAGCGGAAATATGTGCAATTGCTTTTAGAGACAGGTGTTGTAAAAGAGAAACAGCTTTCTGAAATGGTAGGTTCGGATAAGGGTAAGCTTGTTCCTACGGATATAGGAATGATTGTAAACGATTTCTTGGTCAGTCACTTTGCTACTATTCTTGATTATAACTTCACGGCTAAAGTAGAAGAAAACTTTGATGAGATAGCTGAAGGAGATGAGGATTGGCAAAAAGTGATGAAAGATTTTTATAAAGATTTTCATCCTAATGTACTAGATGTTCAAGAAAATGCGGATCGTGCAAGTGGTGAGCGTATTTTGGGTGAAGATCCAAAAAGTGGGCGTCAAGTTTCTGTTCGATTAGGTCGTTTTGGGCCAATGGTTCAAATGGGTACTGTAGATGATGAAGAAAAACCAAAGTTTGCAAGTCTTTTACCAGACCAGTCGTTGACTACCATAACGTATGATGAGGCCATGGAACTTTTTAAACTCCCTAGAAAATTAGGGGTTTATGAAGGAGAAGAGGTGGAGGCTAATGTTGGTAGATTTGGTCCTTATGTGCGTTTCGGTAAGAAGTTTGTTTCATTAGAAAAAGATGAAAGTGCTTTTGATGTAGATTTTGATCGAGCTGTTGAGTTGATCAAAGAAAAACAAAAGGCCGATGCACCTATTTACCATTATGAAGATAAAGAGGTAACTAAAGGTACGGGTAGGTTTGGACCGTTCATTAAATGGGATGGTATGTTTATCAATGTAAACAAGAAGTACGATTTTGATAATCTTTCCGAAGCTGATCTTATTGAGTTGATAGAAATCAAAAAGCAGAAGGAGATAGATAAGGTAATCCAGAATTGGCCAGAGGAAGGCATCCGGATTGAAAAAGCGAGATGGGGCAGGCATAATGTTCTAAAAGGTAAGATAAAAGTAGAGTTGGCCAAAACGGTGGATGTTACAAAAATGTCCTTAGAAGAGGCTCAGAAGCTGATAGAACAAAAAACTCCTAAGAAAAAAGCGAAAGCGAAGCCTAAAGCAAAACCAAAAGCGAAGCCTAAAGCCAAAAAATAA
- the porM gene encoding type IX secretion system motor protein PorM/GldM yields the protein MAGGKATPRQKMVNLMYLIFIAMLALNMSKEVLAAFGIMNEKMETSNVKTTESNLAFLSGLETKAGEDSEKYGKLYKDAQKIKQMSQEYYDYLEGLKQGMTEGLEDATDYAKMDNSDFLDQQFFQGDNLSEGGKEFMSRINDYRTQVAAIVPKDLKESVNSRFATGDENGKELKRDGSKQDWINYHYEGYPLIASLAKLTALQADVKATEEDALKRMLEGELTSQVSLKNFATSLQASKSAFYSNEPYDGKIIISKTDNSSTPVKAELTLDGRKLSEGSDYKLEAGGVKMLIGAGSPGDHTVEGTLYFKQDGEEVPVPVKNSFATINKPNAALIAADKMNVVYRGVANPMSITIPGIADNKVNANATGLSRRQGSSYTMTPGKGREVTITASGTTSDGTKVGPFSNKFRIKDIPRPAGSVSKQTGSAKMPRSNMEIATIGAMLEDFDFDLNLKVSGFKFKVPGQPTVSVNGNKLNANAKSALKRAKRGDAVQIFDVQAYITNNKSYKLKKVSPVVVEITN from the coding sequence ATGGCAGGAGGAAAAGCAACACCACGTCAGAAGATGGTCAATCTAATGTATTTGATCTTCATCGCTATGCTGGCGTTAAACATGAGCAAAGAAGTACTTGCAGCTTTCGGGATAATGAACGAAAAGATGGAGACTTCTAACGTAAAGACTACAGAAAGTAACCTAGCTTTCTTGAGTGGTCTAGAAACTAAAGCTGGAGAAGATTCCGAGAAATACGGAAAGCTTTATAAAGATGCGCAGAAAATCAAGCAGATGTCACAAGAGTATTATGACTATCTAGAAGGCCTTAAACAAGGCATGACAGAAGGTTTAGAAGATGCTACGGACTATGCGAAAATGGATAACTCTGACTTCTTAGATCAACAATTCTTTCAAGGAGACAATCTATCGGAAGGTGGAAAAGAATTCATGAGTAGAATTAATGATTACCGCACACAGGTTGCGGCTATTGTACCAAAAGATTTGAAAGAATCTGTAAACTCTCGTTTCGCTACCGGCGATGAAAACGGTAAGGAATTAAAAAGAGATGGTAGTAAGCAAGATTGGATCAATTACCACTATGAAGGTTACCCTTTAATAGCCTCTTTAGCTAAACTTACGGCGCTTCAAGCAGACGTAAAAGCTACGGAAGAAGACGCTCTTAAAAGAATGTTGGAAGGTGAGTTAACGAGCCAAGTATCGCTTAAGAATTTTGCAACATCATTGCAGGCAAGTAAATCTGCTTTTTATTCTAATGAGCCGTATGATGGTAAGATCATCATTAGTAAAACTGATAATTCTTCAACTCCTGTAAAAGCTGAATTAACTTTAGACGGAAGAAAACTTTCTGAAGGTTCTGATTATAAATTAGAAGCTGGTGGTGTTAAGATGTTAATTGGAGCAGGTTCTCCCGGAGATCATACTGTAGAAGGTACATTGTACTTTAAGCAAGATGGTGAAGAGGTTCCAGTTCCTGTAAAAAACAGTTTTGCAACTATAAATAAGCCTAATGCTGCTTTGATTGCTGCTGATAAGATGAACGTTGTTTACCGTGGTGTGGCTAATCCAATGTCGATTACCATACCGGGAATAGCAGATAATAAGGTTAATGCGAATGCAACTGGTTTATCGAGACGTCAAGGAAGTAGTTATACTATGACTCCTGGTAAAGGTCGTGAAGTTACAATTACTGCCTCTGGTACTACAAGTGATGGTACGAAGGTAGGTCCTTTTAGCAATAAATTCAGAATTAAAGATATTCCAAGACCTGCAGGTTCTGTTAGTAAGCAGACAGGTAGCGCTAAAATGCCTAGGTCTAACATGGAGATTGCTACTATTGGTGCAATGTTGGAAGATTTTGATTTTGACTTGAATCTTAAAGTAAGTGGATTTAAATTCAAAGTTCCTGGTCAGCCTACTGTAAGTGTTAACGGTAACAAATTGAACGCTAACGCTAAATCTGCCCTTAAGAGAGCTAAGAGAGGTGATGCTGTTCAGATATTTGACGTACAGGCTTACATTACAAATAACAAGAGTTATAAATTGAAGAAAGTATCTCCGGTTGTAGTGGAGATTACAAACTAA